In the Urocitellus parryii isolate mUroPar1 chromosome 1, mUroPar1.hap1, whole genome shotgun sequence genome, ACTTAAACTAGGAAAAAGATAAGTATGAACTagtaattgattaaaaaaaggaGATCTAAATGGACAAAAACTGAAGATACCAAACCTCATTGTaatcaccaaaataaaatttaaaacaatgaagtAGTTTTCAAGTTTACAATTTATAGATATTTAGATTGATATGTATAGTACTGCATTGACAAACTTATAAAGAAACATATTTGAATATCAATACGTAAACCGATTTTAAAAGCTATCTTGAAAGCTTACTGTATTGCCATGCAGAGTTCTGTAAATATATATCAACACATTTAACTCTCACAGCAATTCTATAAAATACATACCACCTCAGGCTTTCATCTTTTCATTGggcaatttcatttatttaacaaatttactGAATTACTACTGTTTGAAAGACACCATTAAAGGCATGTGAAGTTCAAGAGTGAACAAAGATTCCTGCTCTAGTGGCGTTTCCATTGTAGAAGAGACCAATAAACCATGTATTATTGAATACAAGTGTTGGCAAACTTTAAAGTAGtcatttggtaaatatttcaggctttgcAGACAACACAAGTATACACAAATATACAACTTTCACAAGTATACAACTATATGAAATTGCTGCATGCAAGATAATACACAAACAAATGAGCATGATGTATAGTAGTAACTTTACTTAAAAACTAGGCATTGGGCTGAATTTGGTCCACAACCCACAGTTTGCCAATCACTGGTCTAGTTCGTTAAAAGCTGGTTAAATgccataaaaaagagaaaaaaaaaaataggataggATAGGGTAAGGGAATGGGAGAAATCTACAGTATTAAATGGGATGACTGATCAACATATGCTCCATCAACCAATGATTTGAAAACAATGCAGAAgttagctaaactatggaaaaaGAGTATTCAAGTCAGGACAACTAAAGAAAAGGCTACTATGTTTAATAGTAGTGAACAGCATGGTTGGAGTATAAGGACTGAGGGGGGCAGCAATAAGAGAAGAGAAGGTTGGGGAGATAATAGAGTAACTGATTAGATTAATCCAGTAAAAGAAGCAACTTGCAGAGTTATGAGAAATTGTATGAtccaatttgcattttaaaaggactTCTCCAGCTGCTATTTTGAGAAGACAGCCTGGGCAAGGTAGAAGGAAGGAGGCCAGTTAGAAAATCATTGAAGTAATCCAGGTAATATATTTGAGATGGTATACAGCAGAGTAGTAGTAGCGCTGGTAGTGATAAGTGGTTAAATTCTGAATACATCTGGAAGATAGTTCTAATAAGACTTCCTAACAAACTGGAAAGGTCATGAGAAAGAAGATAGGAATCAAAGAGGATTCCCAATTTTTCTGACCTATGCAACTAATTTCCATTAActgatttaacattttttttttttttttttttttttttgcaatgctggggactgaaccttgggcctcatacatgctaggcagtgctctactactgagcaaaaTCCCTAGACCCAATTGCGTTTAACAAGATGAGAAGGAtggaaatcaaataaatttatggaGGAAATTAGATTACTAATTTGGACATGATGAGTTTGGTACATCTGTCAGATAGTCAAATGGAGATGCTGAACAGGTAATTGAATATGCAGATCCAAAGTTCAGAAGAAAAGTCTAGgctagatatatgtatttggaaatcatcatataaaaagaattattcatcaaaaatttttaaaagtgctttgaCTCAGTAATTCCTCTCCTAGATATCTGTCTCAAAGATATGTTTCTTGGAACATTCAAGTAGTTTTACAGAGACGGAAACATAAGCTCTGcttaaaatagaggaaaatggagaaatcCAAATATTATCAAAGAGAAATagccaaataaataattaatagacCCAAACCAGGAAATGCTCTGAAGCAAATTAAAAGGACTGAATTTTATCCATATATACTATTAGGGAAAGATATCCAAGATACACTATTAAATGAgaagacaacatgaaaaacaacACAGCGTGGAACCCAATGGATCACTTAAAATAGGTCCattatatgatatacaaattacaCCTTAGTAAATATGAGAAAGAGTACACAGCAGAATGATGATTAAAAACTCACTTTTTTCATCTCAAACAACAGTGGAACAGGTTGTCTTTCAAGCAGTTTTCCTTTCCATCATGGATATTTTCATAATGCCTCAGAGGGGTATGAATATCTCTGCCTCTCAAATCTAATGTATTTAATATACTCTATTCACTAACTAAAATCTTGCTTTGCCTTTTGCATTCTCTCTTGATTTGATACCACCCCTTTTAGCAATTtgctatataaatattttgcattatgAATTCAATCAAAGGACCATGGCCAGATGACTAATAAACTCTCaatgttaaaaacaacaacaataatacagTGTGAACCTCCacttaaactaaaaatgaaacaaacagaaaTGCCAAAATATAAGATGAAAATGAGACATGAAACAAATGAGGGAATGATGGTGAAGGGACCTTATACATTTTTATGCCACATATGTATCCTAATACTAACTTTATAAGAATTCattacttggggctggggttgtggctcaatggtagagcacttgactggcaAGCGTGAGaaaatgggttcgatcctcaacaccacttaaaaatgaataaataagataaaggtattatgtccatctacaactaaaaaatattaaaaaaagaattcattactCACGATTTACTGATGTACATTAAGTAAATTTAAACTCAAAATCATAGCAATACAAGTAagttattttcaagaaaattttaaaaaattataaaagcaaattttctaatcatttaccttaaaaattacattaatttttattacctTTCATAAACACATTGAGTTTTAATGTCAAATAATAATCATTctcttatttttagatatataacCATATACCTTCATAGAGTCATCTGACTTACTTCTTTTTGGAATCTCTCTAATGTAAGTTTTCTCTGCATTTGGTCTTGTACCCAAGGATCAGCTGCATATTCAGATTCCAGAAGAGAAGTCCAACAATTTGCCGCATCTCTCTTTGTCTTTGTGAGAACAATACGAACCATTTTTCTAtcctctaaagaaaaaaatttaaaaaatactagagtttattaagttttatatatTCCTAAAAACATTAGGTAATTTTTGCATATAACTATTCTCAAAGTATTTCTATATTCTCCAAAGCTCTGAAGACAAAGGACTTAAGGGGAAAGATATTAAGttccaacaaaaaataaattttaacaaagatTCTATGAATTCTAAAAGATTATCCTTACCCAAAGTCCACGTTCCCTCATCAGCTATTGTAGAATCAAAGAGTTTgccctgaaaaataaacatgttacTAAATATAGAGTTTCACACTAGTTTTACAAAGCTTTCATTAAGACTTAGCTAATTTCAAACTGAACACATCTTACACCATTTCACTACATTTATGTGCTCAACCTTAAGTTTCCTTCCAGGGTTAAATGAAATCTAGGTTATAGGAATATTTACTATGACAAGCAACACAGAATTCCCTAAAGAAGACCAGGgcccttgaatatttatttatttattgtggtactggggattagaacATAAAGGTACTCTACCcatgagctatattcccagccatttaTACTTTGcgtcttattttgagacagggtcttgctaaattgttgaagctggcttcaaacttgccatccttctgcctcatcctcttgagtcactgggattacaggtatgccccaTTGTGCCCAGACTTAACTTTTTAGAAGATGAAGAAGTACTACTGATCACTAATTGGccaaatgtaaaatttatatattaaatgctttaattttactaatcaaatttaagaatacaaaaaggGATTTCCTGcttaaaaaatggtttaaaataaacataaataaacataaaaactgGATCAATCTCTTCGCTGACATGttggcattaaaaacaaaaaccttaaagCATATACTGTAGCTCATGACACAGTGCTCTAATTTTTCACAAAACCTTGTGtcaataaaaaaaagcaaaatataaatttagatgaAAATGCCCATGCTCAAACACATACTTTTAAGTTATagtaattgaaattaaaatgttacttttaaaaaatcatttagccAGGTATAATGACtaatggctgtaatcccagcaactcaagaagactcaggcagaaggatccaagtacaaggtcagcctcagcaactcggggagactctgtctccaaataaaaaataaaaaggtgctgGGAATTTTAATTATTCTGGAAAGTAGGAACTGTACAGATATTCAGAAAGCTCATTAAGATCCAAGAGGACATAAATCAATATCTTTTGCACAAATCATCCCAGGCACTCAAGGCGCTTCTATAGAAAATAATTGTAACAGATGAGCAGTGTGAGACAATAACATACCAAGCACTCTGCAAGCTCTTCAATCACATGGATACCATACTTTGATCAAAACAACCCTAAGAAAGGTTCTATAATTACCACACCTTGCATATAAATGAGGTCTTTAGAACTTTGAATAACTTTTTGACTAAGgttaaaaaactagaaaactggCACAGCAGGGTATCCTACCAAGTAGTCTCCCTTCACCTCCACACTACAAGATAACCAAACATCTTGGGATTCTAATCTAggaacaaaatttaatttcaaattgttATGTGAACTTTGACTGCTTTGGGTTTAGCAACGAAAAAAGCAGGTCCAGACCCAAAGGGCATCGATGAGAAGAAATGGGCgctaattattttttctactcCTCTTCACAATTGGCTTGACCACTTTGCAAACAGGTAGGGTATGTCTAATTCCAGATGACAAGTCACCTGACACTATCTCTTAATTCTCACCCTGTTATACCGTCCCTTCCATGTTGTGCTTTCCCATACCAGCCTACATTTGTACTAGGAACGTAACCCGCTCTGCAGCAGGAGGATTTTATCCGTCTTTCATTTCCAAACCTAGATCAGTGCCCGGAAAAGAGATGTAGGATCAATGCTTGTCCCTTTAACGACCTAGTTAACCTGTTCTCCGCACGACCTCTGGAGTAATCGCAAGCAGAAGCCTGACTTTTTGGGGAAATTAAACAGTAAAATGCAATCTGGAAATTTCCACAATTCACGGTTTGCCCTAAGAATGGGTGCTCTGAACAGAGCAAACACAGGCCAATTTCACCCCTTTCCCAGGCTGCCGGAGAGAGGAGCCGACCTGCCCACCAACAACCACTCCTCGGGAACGGCGGGCTTTAGGGCCCCGGGGCTCCGGAGGTCTATGGAAGGAGAACGCCGGCCCGACTAGCCGCTACCTTGAGGATCTCGCGGCCGCCTACGGCCAGGGCCACGTGTCGACTCTGCAGACCGCACTGGATATCCTGAGCTCGAGTGCCCGGTGGCACTTGCACTTCAATGAACACCTCCTCCAGAGTCTGGTACCACTGACCCCAGGGCGTCCCGCACGGAACTACCCCACTGCGCTCCTCAAAAGGGGCTGACATGCTCTCGCCGCCGGCCAGCACTGCCGCACCGAGCCACCCGAGCGCAGGCGCCAAATCCCCACGCTCCGGTTCCGCCTCGGGTCACTGCACATGCGCAGGGGCTCAAGGTGGTGACTCCCTGTGTGCCCTTTTTTCCCTCTCAAGGGCCATTTAAGGCACTGAGAGGAACCGgtttaaaagaactgaaatcaaggGAAGGGACAGAACGGTGGGAGAAGTTTGGAACCAGTGATGTAGGAATTCATTACCCCCTCACTTATGTGACGCCAAAATGCAACCTTAACGTTCCAGTTTGAAGTGCGCTTGCGCAAATGTTGCTAGTGTTTAGGCTGCAAGTGAGCAACCGCAAAAATGATTGGGCGTGGAAGCAGCGAACAAAACCAGCCTCCCATTGGCTGGGAGCCTCAATATACAGGTTTTCTAATTGGATGCGGCAAGGAGCTAGTGCGCATGTTCCTTTGGTGTTTCCTTGCTTGATTGGTCTGCCCCGGGGTTTGGGTTTTCTCCAATTGGCTAATATGTTGGTGGGCGGGGACTCTGCGCGGATATTTGAATTCAAACGAGTAGCTGTCGGCAATCGGTGAGGAGATTTAGCTTCGTTTGGGAAGCCGGCCGTCAGCATGTCTTTTCCTAAGGCGCCGCTGAAGCGATTCAATGATCCTTCAGGTGTGTACGTTGGAAGGTGCGGGTTGGTGGCGGAGGGACGGGAGATGCCCTTACGCTTCTCGCCCTTTTTGGTCCCCTTCACCCGGGAGAGCCTGAAGCGACTTTAGGGAGGGCCGCGGctccctgttttttattttcccataaaCGTTTGTGACACACGCCAAGCATGTTAAGGATGCGAATGACACAATGGTCAGTGAAACAGTGTCCCTGCCCGGAGGACCTTTCCTTCTGACGGGGAGGAATATTCCTAAGCAGCGCGACGAGGAATGCCTGGGGCGAAGGGAACAGGGTGGGAGGCATTGGTCTCCCAAGGTCCTGAGGTAGTGTCAAACACTCTTGCCTTGTCCTCAGCTTCCCTGTCTGGGAAGTCAGGCTCTGGGTAAAAGCCTTCCTGCCTCCATCGTCGCCTCTTGGTCCCGGACCCAGAAATCTCTTAGAATTAGTAaatcaattcagcaaagtagctggatataaaatcaacacccataaatcaaaggcatttctctaCATAAGTGACAAATCCTCAAAGAAACTTGGAAAACCACCCCAttgacaatatattttatatttctacacaCAGAATtaaattctaggaaaaaaatgcCTAACTTTGTTGTTTATGAGCTACactgatattttctattatgttttactttttttaaatgctagTTGAATCTACTAATGAGTGCTTATctactatttgaaaaatattttagggaCAGTAGTAGTTGCTTGGAATGGTCAATGTTCTTTGATATTCCCTTTTTATTTACATGAGAATCTAAACAAGTAAATAGCTTTTTAGAGAATAGATCTAACCTGTTGATTTCAAATCAGCTAAAGCTTTATGCTAATATTTAAATCATGAGAGTCCCATTTCAACTCTGCTACCTGTAATCACCCTGAAATTCCTTAAAATTTGGGACTCCAGTTAAATGAGGTTACACAGTATGAACTTTTTGAAAGTAAAACTATAGTATAGttcatatttcatataatatgACTATAGATTTCtagagcctcaatttccttatctataaattaACATGTAAAGTTTTTGTAaggattgaataaaataatatctctAACCTGTTTAGCACAATGGCGGCATTTagtaaatactaaaaatttcTACTTGTTATTAGTGCAATTGCTTTCTGTCTCTGCATTCCAATTGTAGTTGATATCATCTATACATGTTGATATTAGCCAGACATATATTATTACTCTAAATTTTTATTAcagactcttttttaaatttttaaatttgttttaattagttatacatgacagtagaatgcatttatgcacttttgatatacatagatgggatataatttctcatttttctgagtgtatatgttgtagaatcatattggtcatgtagtcacatacacacacacacacacacacacacacacacacacacaataatgtctgtttcatcctactatctttcctatccccaaatcccctcccctcccctcctatcacttcCATCTACCTAATCTAAGGAAATGCTGTTCTCTAGTGCCCCTGCctttttgtgaattagcattcgcaTATTAGAGAacacatttggcctttggttttgtgggattggcttatttcgcttagcatgatattctccagctccaactattaactggcaaatgccataattttactcttttactatttttcttctttaaagctgagtagtattccattaagTATATATACTAAGGCTAGGTCATTTTAGTTATGATTCCTAGAATCCCATGGTATTTATCTTAGTGACTCTATTTGAAGACAGTTgataccaaatattttattttgtatatttagttCTTAACAACAAAACTATGGGCTGGAttcaggggcacatgcctgttgtaatcccagttacttatAAGGTTGAGGTAACAGCATCATTAATATACAGtatatattaatgtatatgtataagttgtcagcctgggcaacttagtgagactgtctttaaaaaaaggggggggactgtctttttgttgttgttgttgtagatggacacaatacctttattttatttattttatgtggtgcaaaggatcgaacccagggcctcgcacgcgctaggcgagcactctaccgctgacccacaatcccagccccaggggaGGCTTTCTTTAAAAGTGTATGGGGGGGTgggtgctgaggatgtagctcagtagtactgcaaaaaataagaacaacaaaatcatatgatttttgttccTTTGACCCAGTCTATAGAAAAGGCAAGATTAGGATATTGTTCTTCATCATTTCAAATAGGTGCTATTGTTACACTTACAGAAACAAAGAATCCAATTATAAATGGCATTTTTACACTTATATTCACATTATCATGACATAGTTTTAACTTCAcatcataaataatattatataatacattgATACTTTGTGTTTTCTAGGCTGTGCACCATCTCCAGGTGCTTATGATGTTAACACTTCAGAAATATCTAAAGGACCGGTATCCTTTCAGAAAtcacagagatttaaaaaacaaaaaggtaatgtgccccaa is a window encoding:
- the Nudcd2 gene encoding nudC domain-containing protein 2, whose protein sequence is MSAPFEERSGVVPCGTPWGQWYQTLEEVFIEVQVPPGTRAQDIQCGLQSRHVALAVGGREILKGKLFDSTIADEGTWTLEDRKMVRIVLTKTKRDAANCWTSLLESEYAADPWVQDQMQRKLTLERFQKENPGFDFSGAEISGNYSKGGPDFSNLEK